The Verrucomicrobiia bacterium sequence TCGGATGTAACTTTTTCTGTCGGTACCGAATCCATGTGCAGGACAATACCACCGGCAAACAAAAAAGTCAATCCGTTAGGACTGACTTAATTGGCTTTGAGAGCTACTTAGCGACGAAGGCCAAGGTCTTTAATGAGATTTTCGTAAATCTCGAGCTCGGTAGCGGCGAGGTAGTTCAAAAGGCGACGGCGGCGACCAACAAGCTTCAAGAGACCGGAACGGGAGTCAAAGTCTTTCTTGTGCTCTTTAAGGTGGTCGGTAAGTTCAAGGATGCGCTCGGTAAGGATGGCAATCTGAACCTGGGTAGAACCAGTATCCCCTTCATGGGTCTGGTACTTCTTAACAAGATCTTTGGTCTTGGACATGGGTACGATTCTTATGGACAGACGGGTACAGTGTTAGCCGTACCAATCTCATTAACTCAAGTGAGTTTAGCTTACTTTCTCTTCTGTTTCAAGATCAGGGGCGTCTTGGGCCGGGCTTTCGCGGCGGAAAGGGTTCGGACGGGTAGGCCGTGAAGATTTCTGCACCTTGGCGGGAGTGTCCTGTTTTATATCTTCTGGAAGGACGAGCGGGGATTCCTCTTTCAACTGGGCTTCGGCAGCCCGTGCAGGGGTTCCGGCGGGTTGGCGCTTGGTCAGGAAGTCCCGGATCTGGGTCAAAATCTTCTGCTCGCTTTGGGCGATAGTGGTGTTCTTAACCGAGAAACCGGCAGCCTGTACGTGTCCTCCGCCACCCATATGGAGGGCAATGGCGGAAACATCCATATGAGGCTGAATGGAGCGCATGGAGCACTTCACTTCACCATCACGTTCAACCATGAGCAGGACAAAGTTCATCCCCTCTGCGCTCTTGAGAAGCTCATCAACAACACCCTCGGTGTTGGTTGGTTCAGCCTGGGAGGCAACAAAGTCTGCCTTGGTAAGAATGGTCCAGGCAAAGTGGTTCTGTGGGTCTTCCTTGATGTAAGAAAGAGCACGGCCCCAGAGGCG is a genomic window containing:
- the rpsO gene encoding 30S ribosomal protein S15 is translated as MSKTKDLVKKYQTHEGDTGSTQVQIAILTERILELTDHLKEHKKDFDSRSGLLKLVGRRRRLLNYLAATELEIYENLIKDLGLRR